Proteins co-encoded in one Corylus avellana chromosome ca9, CavTom2PMs-1.0 genomic window:
- the LOC132161957 gene encoding probable leucine-rich repeat receptor-like protein kinase At1g35710 — translation MRIPLFSWLFLMLMICSLSIGLCIFAVSGQCLGNQQSLLLQLKNSLIFGGASSTKLVHWNQSVDCCSWVGVSCNEGRVIGLDLTNESISGGLDNSSSLFGLQYLQHLGLASNNFSSEIPSQFDKLMNLRYLNLSNACFTGQIPIAISHLTRLVTLDLSTDYFKCESHYSLKLESPNLKMLVQNLSELMELHLDRVNISTQGYEWGTALSSSLPKLRVLSLTDCLLSGPLDSSLTNLQSLSIIRLDDNDFDSPVPESFADFKNLTSLILSFCRMNGTFPEKIFQIPTLETLDLSSNYRLQGSLPEFPSNGSLRMLALRVTNFSGELPRSIGNLKMLSLIDLFYCNFNGSIPTSMASLTQLLYLDMSSNNFVESIPSFSMSKSLTTIDLSHNNLSGQITSTRWEELLNLKVLDLTYNSLEGSIPISLLSLPSLQELGLHNNQFSGPLNDLSNVSSCLLETLDLSHNNLEGPIPTSLFFLQSLIELTLSNNRFSGQLNEFPTVSSSLLRYLDLSHNNLEGPIPMSLFEIQSLRSLSLSWNNFNGSLQLNVIMTMRSLSDLDLSHNNLGLASSKLKTYPHFLISQSTLSSLDLSDNEIHGEIPNWIWELPYLNSLNLSYNHLETLDFSLLNMSSLTSLDLRSNQLQGQLSAFPEHAKYLDFSGNNFSCVIPANIGNFLTDTYFFSLSNNKFNGSIPRSICNATKLFVLDLSDNLLSGKIPQCLFMMSGEPQSLHLTQLSRNQIVQENPYKQDQGMSNQGLGVLNLYRNNLIGTIPNVFPSNCGLQTLNLNGNQLEGKLPKFLAQCTSLEVLDLGNNHIEDAFPCYLKNISMLHVLVLRSNKFYGPIDCRGLNASL, via the coding sequence ATGAGAATTCCACTCTTTTCATGGCTTTTCTTGATGCTCATGATATGCTCACTTTCCATCGGCTTATGTATCTTTGCCGTGTCTGGCCAATGCCTTGGCAATCAGCAATCCTTGCTGCTCCAATTGAAGAATAGCCTTATATTTGGAGGTGCTTCATCCACAAAACTAGTGCACTGGAATCAAAGTGTCGATTGCTGTTCATGGGTAGGTGTAAGCTGCAACGAGGGGCGTGTTATCGGTCTCGACCTGACCAATGAATCCATCTCTGGTGGACTTGATAATTCAAGCAGCCTCTTTGGTCTTCAATATCTCCAGCACTTGGGTTTGGCTTCTAACAACTTTTCTTCCGAGATTCCATCCCAATTTGACAAGCTCATGAACTTGAGGTATTTGAACCTATCAAATGCTTGTTTTACGGGGCAGATTCCAATTGCAATTTCGCACTTGACAAGGTTGGTTACTCTTGATTTATCTACTGATTACTTCAAATGCGAATCTCATTATTCATTGAAACTTGAGAGCCCAAATCTAAAAATGCTGGTTCAAAACCTTTCGGAGCTTATGGAACTTCATCTTGATCGTGTCAATATATCAACACAGGGGTATGAGTGGGGCACTGCCTTATCATCTTCACTACCAAAGCTTAGAGTGTTGAGCTTAACAGATTGTCTTCTTTCGGGGCCTCTTGATTCCTCGTTAACAAATCTTCAGTCTCTCTCAATTATTCGTCTTGATGATAACGATTTTGATTCTCCAGTTCCAGAATCTTTTGcagatttcaaaaatttgacatCCTTGATTCTCTCTTTTTGTCGGATGAATGGAACTTTTCCAGAAAAGATCTTTCAAATTCCAACACTGGAAACGCTTGACTTATCAAGTAATTATCGTCTTCAGGGTTCGTTGCCAGAATTTCCTTCCAATGGATCTCTTCGAATGCTGGCGCTTCGTGTCACAAACTTTTCAGGGGAATTGCCACGTTCTATTGGTAACCTGAAAATGTTGTCCTTAATAGATCTTTTTTATTGCAATTTCAATGGATCAATCCCAACGTCAATGGCTAGCCTCACACAATTGCTTTATTTGGACATGTCATCCAACAACTTCGTCGAATCAATTCCATCATTCAGCATGAGCAAGAGTTTGACCACAATAGACCTTTCCCATAATAATTTATCAGGTCAGATTACTTCCACTCGGTGGGAAGAACTTTTGAATCTAAAGGTTCTTGACTTGACGTACAATTCATTGGAAGGAAGTATTCCAATTTCTTTGCTTTCCCTTCCATCATTGCAAGAACTAGGACTTCACAACAACCAATTTTCTGGTCCACTCAATGACTTGTCGAATGTCTCTTCTTGTCTACTGGAAACCCTTGATTTGAGTCACAATAACTTGGAAGGGCCAATACCCACGTCTTTGTTTTTCCTTCAATCATTGATAGAGCTAACACTTAGCAATAATCGATTTTCTGGTCAACTCAATGAATTTCCAACTGTTTCTTCTTCCCTATTGAGGTACCTTGATTTGAGTCACAACAACTTGGAAGGGCCAATACCCATGTCTCTCTTTGAGATCCAAAGTCTTAGGAGTCTCTCACTCTCTTGGAACAACTTTAACGGCTCCTTGCAGCTTAATGTGATTATGACTATGAGAAGTCTTTCAGATCTTGATCTATCCCACAACAACTTAGGATTGGCTTCTAGCAAATTGAAAACATATCCTCACTTCTTGATAAGTCAATCCACATTATCAAGTCTAGATCTTTCAGACAATGAGATTCATGGAGAGATACCCAATTGGATTTGGGAACTTCCTTATCTTAACTCATTAAATCTTTCTTATAACCATCTAGAGACTCTAGATTTTTCTTTACTCAACATGTCTTCTTTGACGTCCTTAGACCTTCGCTCCAACCAGCTCCAAGGGCAACTCTCAGCTTTCCCAGAACATGCTAAATACTTGGATTTCTCAGGAAATAACTTCAGCTGTGTCATACCAGCTAATATTGGCAACTTCCTTACTGACActtatttcttctctctttcgaATAATAAGTTCAATGGGAGTATTCCTAGATCAATATGCAACGCTACAAAGCTTTTTGTTCTAGATTTGTCTGATAATTTATTGAGTGGCAAAATTCCTCAATGCTTATTTATGATGAGTGGGGAGCCCCAAAGTCTTCATCTAACTCAGCTTTCACGGAATCAAATAGTTCAAGAGAATCCGTATAAACAGGATCAAGGGATGTCAAATCAAGGTTTAGGGGTGCTGAATCTATACAGAAATAATCTCATTGGCACAATTCCTAATGTGTTTCCAAGCAATTGTGGCTTACAAACTTTAAATCTTAATGGAAACCAACTGGAAGGAAAGCTACCAAAATTTTTGGCCCAATGCACATCTTTGGAAGTTTTAGACCTTGGGAACAACCACATTGAGGATGCCTTCCCATGTTACTTGAAGAACATATCCATGTTACATGTCCTTGTTCTACGATCTAACAAATTTTACGGGCCCATTGATTGTCGAGGGCTTAATGCCTCCTTGTAA